One window from the genome of Nicotiana sylvestris chromosome 9, ASM39365v2, whole genome shotgun sequence encodes:
- the LOC104234351 gene encoding uncharacterized protein — translation MEGVNMVMNNRRKKGQQMQSHPEQFMQDDSGYDQGYLFNEQQEEVQYVNNYQGQRNNAQGQNQQQWQSQGNQGYLNNQGYQGNWSSGKIIKTIGIIKVTNEIGEAIIKTQQEVNPSREHVIDMPEPVVPKAKAPMPRTPPQYPQSLAKKNSENQLKKFIDMMKSLSINVPLVEALEQMPSYANFMKDLVTKKRSMICDTIKITHQVSAIVNSMASKLEDLGAFTIPCTIGSADFAKVLCDLGVSINLMPYYVFKTLSIGKPRPTSMRLKMVDRIMKRPLGIIDDVLVRVDKFIPPADFVILDCEVDYEVLNILGIPFLATGKALVDVYASELTFRVSDEKVVFHVCKSVMQPNSNEVCSFLDLVTDVIIDDSSATMNVEDNLEVILLNLDDEDEKEGYVESVNALQ, via the exons ATGGAAGGTGTGAATATGGTGATGAACAACAGACGGAAAAAAGGTCAACAAATGCAAAGCCATCCAGAACAATTCATGCAAGATGATAGTGGGTATGACCAAGGTTATTTATTTAATGAGCAACaagaagaagtgcaatatgtcaacaattatcaaggccaaagaaacaatgctcaaggacaaaatcaacaacaatggcaGTCACAAGGAAATCAAGGATATTTGAACAACCAAGGctaccaaggcaattggagtagTGGTAAAATAATCAAGACAATTGGAATAATCAAGGTAACCAATGAAATTGGGGAGGCAATAATCAAG ACGCAACAagaagtgaacccgtctagggaacacgtaattgACATGCCGGAACCGGTAGTGCCAAAAGCTAAGGCACCAATGCCAAGGACTCCTCCTCAATACCCTCAAAGTCTTGCTAAGAAAAATAGCGAGAACCAATTaaaaaagtttattgacatgatgaagagtttgtctaTCAATGTACCATTGGTTGAGGCTTTAGAGCAGATGCCGAGTTATGCCAatttcatgaaggacttggtgacaaagaaaagatcaatGATTTGTGACACCATCAAGATTACACATCAAGTAAGTGCTATTGTGAACTCAATGGCTTCAAAATTGGAAGATCTGGGcgctttcacaatcccttgcacTATTGGGAGCGCCGATTTTGCCAAAGTTTTATGTGATCTAGGGgtgagtatcaacttgatgccctactatGTGTTCAAAACTTTAAGTATTGGtaaaccaagacccacatccatgAGGTTGAAAATGGTGGATCGTATAATGAAGAGACCTTTGGGTATTATCGATGATGTgttggttcgtgttgataagttcatccCCCCGGCGGATTTTGTGATTCTTGATTGCGAAGTTGACTATGAGGTGCTTAATATTTTGGGTATACcattccttgctacggggaaggctcttGTTGATGTGTATGCCAGTGAGCTAACCTTCCGGGTgagtgatgaaaaggtggtcttccatgtgtgcaaatctgtGATGCAACCGAATAGCAATGAAGTTTGTTCGTTCTTGGATTTGGTGACCGATGTGATTATTGATGATTCTAGTGCCACAATGAATGTTGAGGATAATTTGGAAGTCATTTTGCTCAACCTTGATGATGAGGATGAGAAAGAAGGCTATGTGGAGTCTGTGAATGCATTGCAATGA